The genomic segment CTGAACCAAGCTGTCTTTTTTGTTCAACAAAAACTATGTTTTTATATTTTCCACTTTCTGTTATCGCTTTTTTTACCTCTGCCGACCTATATCCTACCACAACAATTGTTTCGCCAAAATCATTAATTACCGTATCAATAACTCTTTCAACAATTGTTTTCCCTGATATTTTATGTAAAACCTTAGGCGTATCAGACTTAAATCTGGTACCCTCACCCGCAGCCAAAATAATTACATTCGTATCTTTCATAAAAACATTTTCTTGTGTTGGTACATTAACTGCGTTCACATGTTCACTTGTTGATATGTTCACATGAGTCGTAAATATATTATCTTGCCTTCATCGCGTAGCGAGGAAGAAATTTCTGAAGAGCCTGAATTTGCGACCTATACCCAACAGGAGCAAATGTTAGAGCGACCTCAAGGGAGCGTCTCGAAGAAATTTACTTCCGAGCGTTATTCTGGGGAGGATGGATTCGAACCATCGAAATGACGGCTCCAAAGGCCGTTGCCTTACCGCTTGGCTACTCCCCAAACATGCGTTTAATCCCATCTCCCGCAAAACAACAAAGTAATTATATTAAAAAAATCTCACTTGTCAAGTGATTTTAGTCGACAGATATGTAAAGTATTTTGTTTATGCTGCAGAAAATTACGGAATGCTATTTTTTTAAATCGTTAATAAGTATTATTACCCCAGCGATTTCTTTCATTGATTGTCTCTTGTTGATTGCTTGTTCCTATAATATATCTATATTTTTACTTTATAAAGTCAGGAATTTTTGTGCATTTTGAAAAAAAATCTTGTTTTTTAAATCAGGCGAAATCTCCAAATTCTTCAGCATTTCTACTTCTTCTTTTTGATTTGACCAAGGTGTATCGGTACCAAACATAATTCTATCAGCTGAATGTTTTATTAATATATCTAAAAATACTTTTTTATCTTTAATGTATTTTAGCGTCATTGATGTTTCAAACCAGATATTCAGTCCGGTGAGTTCTTTCAGTACTTCATCCCACATTCGCCAGCCGCCGGTATGCGATGCAACAATTCTTAACTCAGGAAACCTTTTTATAACTTTCTTAAGCAACCCGATTGCCGCTCTTTTATCTTCGCCAAAAGCAATATCAAATCCAGTATGCAAAATAAGTATGAGATTATTCCTGGCAATTTCCTCGTAGATAAAAAACATCTTATCGCTATCTATAGAAAAATTCTGATACATTGGATGAAGTT from the Elusimicrobiota bacterium genome contains:
- a CDS encoding amidohydrolase family protein; amino-acid sequence: MIIDFHTHAFPDNIAAGALEKIAYSAKIKPSFDGTVSGLLKSMDDSGIEKSVILNIATKPEQVENIIKWCVKIKSNRIIPFASIHPENKGFKDLLKRIKGEQLLGVKLHPMYQNFSIDSDKMFFIYEEIARNNLILILHTGFDIAFGEDKRAAIGLLKKVIKRFPELRIVASHTGGWRMWDEVLKELTGLNIWFETSMTLKYIKDKKVFLDILIKHSADRIMFGTDTPWSNQKEEVEMLKNLEISPDLKNKIFFQNAQKFLTL